One region of Brachybacterium saurashtrense genomic DNA includes:
- a CDS encoding response regulator: MSTPPIRVVVADDHPGVLSGLVALLDSAPDITVVGRAADGAAAVEETRAHRPDVVLTDVRMPGATGIEITPRLRALGASVLVISGFDLDEAVLGALGAGADGYLVKSEEPQRILAAVRDVHRGDAVLSAGATRTVLAALRGADGAGSGPDPAFTGREEDVLALVAQGRTNQQIASALFVEVSTVKSHLSHALTKLGLESRVQAALWWQRHRG; this comes from the coding sequence ATGAGCACTCCCCCGATCCGCGTGGTGGTCGCCGACGACCATCCCGGCGTCCTCTCCGGCCTGGTGGCCCTGCTCGACTCGGCCCCGGACATCACCGTGGTGGGCCGGGCGGCCGACGGTGCCGCGGCGGTCGAGGAGACCCGGGCGCACCGCCCCGACGTGGTGCTCACCGATGTGCGCATGCCCGGCGCGACCGGCATCGAGATCACACCGCGCCTGCGCGCGCTGGGGGCGAGCGTGCTGGTGATCTCCGGGTTCGACCTCGACGAGGCGGTGCTCGGCGCGCTCGGGGCAGGGGCCGACGGATACCTGGTGAAGTCGGAGGAGCCGCAGCGCATCCTCGCCGCCGTGCGGGACGTGCACCGGGGGGACGCGGTGCTCTCCGCCGGCGCGACCCGCACGGTCCTGGCGGCGCTGCGGGGCGCGGACGGCGCCGGATCCGGCCCCGACCCGGCGTTCACCGGGCGGGAGGAGGACGTGCTGGCGCTGGTGGCGCAGGGTCGCACCAATCAGCAGATCGCCAGCGCCCTGTTCGTGGAGGTCTCCACGGTGAAGTCCCACCTCTCCCACGCGCTGACGAAGCTGGGACTGGAGTCGCGGGTGCAGGCGGCGCTGTGGTGGCAGCGGCACCGCGGCTGA
- a CDS encoding sensor histidine kinase, translating into MPSAVEPVEHEPGLGRDLLVAALYAGVVVALPLLGLQSSGLLSGRDGWGLPVSLTLLLVSCASLLWRRRRPAVTLAVAGPLSLAELLGGGNIGAYLLLFEALFDPVMHGSARLARLTTGLAITTGSLGMLAALVAGVPGPQVLLLAMLIVLVLATPLLWGWEVRHHREARFAAERLAGLEQELAAVRTSRAVEAERRTIAHDLHDVVAGHLSAVSLHTGLAASLEDAAERESSLRTAGDSARAALRDLRSMIGVLSSEEAGALPQATLDWPSLSARLRGRDPQARVEVEPALSDPAQVEPSAQAALLRIGAEAVTNAVRHGRAPMTMTARREEDAAVLTLTNERSDDAAPRTGVGRGALAHRAAAVGGTASAGPLPDDTSRWQVEARLPLCARGEHPFAPDLEEPPT; encoded by the coding sequence ATGCCCTCCGCCGTCGAGCCCGTCGAGCACGAGCCCGGACTCGGGCGCGACCTGCTGGTCGCCGCCCTGTACGCCGGGGTCGTCGTGGCGCTGCCGCTGCTGGGGCTGCAGAGCTCGGGGCTGCTGTCGGGGCGGGACGGATGGGGGCTGCCGGTCTCTCTCACCCTCCTGCTGGTCTCCTGCGCGAGCCTTCTGTGGCGGCGGCGCCGCCCGGCGGTCACGCTCGCGGTCGCCGGGCCGCTGAGCCTCGCCGAGCTGCTCGGGGGCGGGAACATCGGCGCCTATCTGCTGCTGTTCGAGGCGCTGTTCGACCCGGTGATGCACGGCAGCGCGCGCCTCGCCCGCCTCACCACGGGCCTCGCGATCACGACCGGGTCCCTCGGCATGCTCGCCGCACTGGTGGCCGGGGTGCCCGGGCCGCAGGTGCTGCTGCTGGCGATGCTCATCGTGCTCGTGCTCGCCACCCCGCTGCTGTGGGGCTGGGAGGTGCGCCACCATCGTGAGGCCCGGTTCGCGGCCGAACGCCTCGCCGGGCTCGAGCAGGAGCTCGCGGCCGTGCGCACGTCCCGCGCCGTGGAGGCGGAGCGGCGCACCATCGCCCACGACCTGCACGACGTGGTGGCGGGCCATCTCAGCGCCGTCTCGCTCCACACCGGTCTCGCCGCGAGCCTGGAGGACGCCGCGGAGCGGGAGAGCTCCCTGCGCACCGCCGGGGACTCCGCCCGGGCGGCGCTGCGGGACCTGCGCTCGATGATCGGGGTGCTCTCCAGCGAGGAGGCCGGGGCGCTGCCGCAGGCCACGCTGGACTGGCCCTCCCTCAGCGCGCGGCTGCGGGGGCGGGACCCGCAGGCCCGGGTCGAGGTCGAACCGGCGCTGAGCGACCCCGCCCAGGTGGAGCCGTCGGCGCAGGCCGCGCTGCTGCGCATCGGCGCCGAAGCGGTCACCAATGCGGTGCGCCACGGCCGGGCGCCGATGACGATGACCGCGCGGCGCGAGGAGGACGCGGCGGTGCTGACGCTCACCAACGAGCGGTCCGACGACGCCGCACCCCGCACCGGGGTGGGGCGCGGCGCCCTCGCGCACCGGGCCGCGGCGGTGGGCGGCACCGCGAGCGCCGGCCCTCTCCCCGACGACACCTCCCGGTGGCAGGTGGAGGCGCGTCTGCCGCTGTGCGCCCGCGGCGAGCACCCCTTCGCACCCGACCTCGAGGAGCCCCCCACATGA
- a CDS encoding GAP family protein: protein MDVLTDAAGPLGLVLLALVDSTSMGTLVIPVILLVVGEGGARRVAGRTLLYLLVIGVFYLVLGVALLAGLLPLLARFGHLLGAPPVMLVLAVLGVLAVIWSFRLEPAAIEKRGGDPQASARRWTLRARRASGRPALLVSLALVAGVIEAASMLPYLAAMGLVAEMGLGLGAGALVLAGYCTVMILPAAVLCGVRALLGARADRLLERLHDRAVRSAPSAFSWMLGIVGVVVVVNTAGPALEWLGGNAGP from the coding sequence ATGGATGTGCTGACCGATGCCGCCGGCCCGCTGGGCCTGGTGCTGCTGGCCCTGGTGGACTCGACCTCGATGGGCACGCTGGTGATCCCCGTGATCCTGCTGGTGGTGGGAGAGGGCGGGGCGCGCCGCGTGGCCGGCCGCACCCTGCTGTACCTGCTGGTGATCGGGGTGTTCTACCTGGTGCTCGGCGTGGCGCTGCTGGCCGGTCTGCTGCCGCTGCTGGCACGCTTCGGGCACCTGCTGGGTGCCCCGCCGGTGATGCTGGTGCTCGCCGTGCTGGGCGTGCTGGCGGTGATCTGGTCCTTCCGGCTGGAACCGGCGGCGATCGAGAAGCGGGGAGGGGACCCGCAGGCCTCCGCCCGGCGCTGGACCCTCCGCGCCCGGCGCGCCTCCGGCCGTCCCGCGCTGCTGGTCTCGCTGGCGCTGGTAGCCGGGGTGATCGAGGCGGCCTCGATGCTCCCGTACCTCGCGGCTATGGGGCTGGTGGCAGAGATGGGGCTGGGGCTGGGGGCCGGGGCGCTGGTCCTGGCCGGCTACTGCACGGTGATGATCCTGCCCGCCGCGGTGCTGTGCGGGGTGCGGGCGCTGCTGGGGGCGCGGGCGGACCGCCTCCTCGAGCGACTCCACGACCGCGCGGTGCGCAGCGCCCCGAGCGCCTTCTCCTGGATGCTGGGAATCGTGGGCGTGGTGGTGGTGGTGAACACCGCCGGGCCCGCGCTGGAGTGGCTCGGCGGGAACGCGGGCCCCTGA
- a CDS encoding DeoR/GlpR family DNA-binding transcription regulator: MPPTDEGADRHAPPVRGRRARLDHVLDLIIEEGHLGVDDLIERLGISPATARRDLDTLAEQQLVIRTHGGASAHPDASALPMRYRAARNAGAKEAIARCAVELAEPGSVLGLNGGTTTTALAQELAAHPAFREAPRQTVLVTNAINIAQELAVRRHLQLVVTGGVVKEASFELVGSWAEQLLAQIRIDTLFLGVDGLTAVDGARTHDEAEASISARLIERSTRVVVLADAEKIGTGAFARIVPTTGIHDLVTEESSDPEVLAALREAGVRVHLAPAEHGRAG; this comes from the coding sequence ATGCCGCCCACGGACGAGGGAGCCGACCGCCACGCCCCGCCGGTGCGCGGCCGGCGCGCCCGCCTGGACCACGTGCTGGACCTCATCATCGAGGAGGGCCACCTGGGGGTGGACGATCTCATCGAGCGGCTGGGCATCTCCCCGGCCACCGCGCGGCGCGACCTCGACACCCTCGCCGAGCAGCAGCTCGTGATCCGCACCCACGGCGGCGCCTCCGCCCATCCGGACGCGAGCGCCCTGCCCATGCGCTACCGGGCCGCGCGCAACGCCGGCGCCAAGGAGGCGATCGCCCGGTGCGCCGTGGAGCTCGCCGAGCCCGGCAGCGTGCTGGGCCTGAACGGCGGCACCACCACCACGGCCCTGGCGCAGGAGCTCGCCGCCCACCCCGCCTTCCGTGAGGCGCCGCGGCAGACGGTCCTGGTCACCAACGCGATCAACATCGCCCAGGAGCTGGCGGTGCGGCGGCACCTGCAGCTGGTGGTGACCGGCGGCGTGGTGAAGGAGGCCAGCTTCGAGCTGGTGGGCTCCTGGGCGGAGCAGCTGCTGGCGCAGATCCGCATCGACACCCTGTTTCTGGGCGTGGACGGCCTCACCGCCGTCGACGGCGCCCGCACCCACGACGAGGCGGAGGCGTCGATCTCGGCCCGCCTCATCGAGCGCTCCACCCGCGTGGTGGTGCTCGCGGACGCGGAGAAGATCGGCACCGGCGCCTTCGCGAGGATCGTGCCCACCACGGGGATCCACGACCTGGTCACCGAGGAGTCCTCCGATCCGGAGGTCCTCGCCGCGCTGCGCGAGGCCGGGGTGCGGGTGCACCTGGCCCCCGCCGAGCACGGGAGGGCCGGCTGA
- a CDS encoding LacI family DNA-binding transcriptional regulator, with translation MARASRGTVTLADVARVAGVSLATASFVLSGRAGARSAGSEETKAKVRAAAAELGYVPNRHAQAMRTGRGGGIVLALGTLDDPWGVQLATQVREDALAHDLSTLILADERWYEYLMGASADAALVTSIDFVDDGPERVRRLAASTQTGLIAFSARMEPERFDVVRSTPVPAIGRAYERLRARHRRVRLLAPELGRRPGGTLEHPRTRAFLDAAQAHGDGPGEDLLHLVPEGSRDTYLAGLEWMSGPDRPEAVICFTGYQAVALQLAAERAGLRIPEDLEFVAIGDVPAASEFFGPISYYGVDDVFARLSRIIVGRAADREDRPGALHTFDWEFFPGTTTRDPEESA, from the coding sequence ATGGCCAGAGCATCCCGGGGCACCGTGACCCTGGCCGACGTGGCCCGCGTCGCCGGCGTGTCCCTGGCCACCGCCTCCTTCGTGCTCTCCGGCCGGGCGGGCGCCCGCTCCGCCGGCTCGGAGGAGACCAAGGCGAAGGTGCGTGCGGCGGCGGCCGAGCTCGGCTACGTCCCCAACCGGCACGCGCAGGCCATGCGCACCGGTCGCGGCGGCGGGATCGTGCTGGCGTTGGGCACCCTCGACGACCCGTGGGGCGTGCAGCTGGCCACGCAGGTGCGGGAGGACGCCCTCGCCCACGACCTCTCCACCCTGATCCTCGCCGACGAGCGCTGGTACGAGTACCTGATGGGCGCCTCCGCCGATGCCGCCCTGGTGACCAGCATCGACTTCGTGGACGACGGGCCCGAGCGGGTGCGCCGCCTGGCGGCGTCCACGCAGACGGGCCTGATCGCCTTCAGCGCCCGGATGGAGCCGGAACGGTTCGACGTGGTGCGCTCCACCCCGGTCCCCGCGATCGGCCGCGCCTACGAGCGGCTGCGCGCCCGCCATCGTCGGGTGCGGCTGCTCGCCCCCGAGCTGGGCCGGCGCCCCGGCGGCACCCTCGAGCATCCCCGCACCCGCGCGTTCCTCGACGCCGCGCAGGCCCACGGCGACGGACCGGGGGAGGACCTCCTCCACCTGGTCCCCGAGGGCAGCCGCGACACCTACCTCGCCGGCCTGGAGTGGATGAGCGGCCCGGACCGGCCCGAGGCCGTCATCTGCTTCACCGGCTACCAGGCGGTGGCGCTGCAGCTCGCCGCCGAGCGGGCCGGCCTGCGGATCCCCGAGGACCTCGAGTTCGTGGCCATCGGCGACGTCCCCGCCGCCTCCGAGTTCTTCGGCCCGATCAGCTACTACGGCGTGGACGACGTCTTCGCGCGGCTCTCGCGCATCATCGTGGGCCGTGCGGCGGACCGCGAGGATCGCCCCGGCGCCCTGCACACCTTCGACTGGGAGTTCTTCCCCGGCACCACCACCCGCGACCCCGAGGAGAGCGCGTGA
- a CDS encoding alpha/beta fold hydrolase, with amino-acid sequence MRRTWTLPGLHIEDVTLPVPLDHADPAGPRIEVFARILTAEGGQDRPHLVFLQGGPGSEAPRPLDASTPGWLGRALREHRVVMLDQRGTGLSGPVGPDTALPEGMGAPTLREATPAQQAHHLTHFRADAIVADAEMLREHLGIERWALLGQSFGGFTALRYLSAAAAGVSTVLFTGGLPAVGPGPDEVYATTWEGMIARSERFWERFPGDRDRFRRLAERADAGRLRLPDGQRVSVERLRRLGHLLGASQGAERLHHLLALDPAAPALAHDLAAALPFGGRNPLYAVLHESCWADGVATRWAADRTQPDAVRQDPTLLAGEHVHRSLFAEDPELAVWAEAADLLAAHEWPALYDPAALRAADVPGAAAVYYDDAYVPRETSLATASLLPRLRPWITSEYEHNGLRAGGETVLDHLLDLAAGRRTA; translated from the coding sequence GTGAGGCGCACCTGGACCCTGCCCGGCCTGCACATCGAGGACGTCACCCTGCCGGTGCCGCTGGACCACGCCGATCCGGCCGGCCCGCGGATCGAGGTGTTCGCCCGGATCCTCACCGCCGAGGGCGGGCAGGACCGCCCCCACCTGGTGTTCCTGCAGGGCGGGCCCGGCTCCGAGGCGCCGCGGCCGCTGGACGCCTCCACCCCGGGATGGCTGGGCCGGGCGCTGCGCGAGCACCGCGTGGTGATGCTCGACCAGCGCGGCACCGGCCTGTCCGGCCCCGTCGGCCCGGACACCGCGCTGCCCGAGGGCATGGGCGCCCCCACCCTGCGGGAGGCGACCCCCGCCCAGCAGGCCCACCACCTCACCCACTTCCGGGCGGACGCGATCGTGGCGGACGCCGAGATGCTGCGCGAGCACCTGGGGATCGAGCGCTGGGCGCTGCTGGGGCAGTCCTTCGGCGGCTTCACCGCCCTGCGCTACCTCAGCGCCGCCGCGGCCGGCGTCTCCACCGTGCTGTTCACCGGCGGCCTGCCTGCCGTGGGCCCCGGCCCGGACGAGGTCTACGCCACGACCTGGGAGGGCATGATCGCCCGGTCCGAGCGCTTCTGGGAGCGGTTCCCCGGTGACCGCGACCGGTTCCGCCGCCTCGCCGAGCGCGCGGACGCCGGGCGGCTGCGCCTGCCGGACGGGCAGCGGGTCTCGGTGGAGCGGCTGCGCCGACTGGGCCACCTGCTGGGCGCCTCCCAGGGCGCCGAGCGGCTCCACCACCTGCTGGCCCTGGACCCCGCCGCGCCCGCCCTCGCCCACGATCTCGCCGCCGCGCTGCCCTTCGGCGGCCGCAATCCGCTGTACGCGGTGCTGCACGAGAGCTGCTGGGCCGACGGGGTCGCCACCCGGTGGGCGGCGGACCGCACGCAGCCGGACGCGGTGCGGCAGGACCCGACCCTGCTGGCGGGGGAGCACGTGCACCGCAGCCTCTTCGCCGAGGACCCGGAGCTGGCGGTGTGGGCGGAGGCGGCGGACCTGCTGGCCGCGCACGAGTGGCCGGCGCTGTACGACCCCGCCGCGCTGCGCGCCGCCGACGTGCCCGGCGCGGCCGCGGTGTACTACGACGACGCCTACGTGCCGCGCGAGACCTCCCTCGCCACCGCCTCGCTGCTGCCCCGCCTGCGCCCCTGGATCACCAGCGAGTACGAGCACAACGGCCTGCGCGCCGGCGGCGAGACCGTGCTCGACCACCTGCTGGACCTCGCCGCAGGGCGCCGCACCGCCTGA
- a CDS encoding MFS transporter encodes MSTPTAGPGFAPDPTIDLQGSPNRLGPKLPIPHLGIQPDATKPWWYIAGIVLAQFGLFVALLAPATVSIQLKITTLTDVPAEQASMTAMVIAPGALAAVIFNALGGRISDRTTSGLGRRRPWIVLGSAGLTLALVLIALATGPLLMAVGWFISQAFANLAFAAFLASVADQLPSEQYGKTSGLIGIAQNVGIMVATWLSAWLSGDMLALFLVPALIGLALMTLYALMIPEPVLKENRYPFNLRELATTFWTNPLKHPDFGLAWWGRALIVLASYLFITFRLLYMTNHLGLAAGAAAAAVAVGVTIYTVASMVASLLAGWLSDYLGRRKVMVAVAILLFGVATYMLLHAETVTAFYLVEAVMGFAYGMYVAVDLALVLDVLPDRENAGKDLGVFNMANALPQSLAPGIGGFLLANLGGGTDFTALLVAALIAAVIGAVLTMFIRGVK; translated from the coding sequence GTGTCGACACCCACGGCGGGTCCCGGCTTCGCCCCGGATCCCACCATCGACCTGCAGGGCAGCCCCAACCGGCTCGGCCCGAAGCTGCCCATCCCGCACCTGGGGATCCAGCCCGATGCGACGAAGCCCTGGTGGTACATCGCCGGGATCGTGCTGGCCCAGTTCGGCCTGTTCGTGGCGCTGCTCGCCCCCGCCACCGTCTCGATCCAGCTGAAGATCACCACCCTCACCGACGTCCCGGCCGAGCAGGCCTCGATGACGGCGATGGTGATCGCCCCCGGCGCCCTCGCCGCGGTGATCTTCAACGCCCTGGGCGGGCGCATCTCCGACCGCACCACCTCGGGCCTGGGTCGGCGTCGGCCCTGGATCGTGCTGGGCAGCGCCGGCCTCACGCTCGCCCTGGTGCTCATCGCCCTGGCCACCGGTCCGCTGCTGATGGCGGTGGGCTGGTTCATCTCCCAGGCCTTCGCGAACCTGGCCTTCGCCGCCTTCCTCGCCTCGGTGGCCGATCAGCTGCCCTCGGAGCAGTACGGCAAGACCTCCGGCCTCATCGGCATCGCCCAGAACGTGGGCATCATGGTGGCCACCTGGCTCAGCGCCTGGCTGAGCGGCGACATGCTCGCGCTGTTCCTGGTCCCGGCGCTGATCGGCCTGGCGCTGATGACGCTGTACGCGCTGATGATCCCCGAGCCGGTGCTCAAGGAGAACCGCTACCCGTTCAACCTGCGCGAGCTCGCCACCACCTTCTGGACCAACCCGCTGAAGCACCCCGACTTCGGGCTCGCCTGGTGGGGCCGTGCGCTGATCGTCCTCGCCTCGTACCTCTTCATCACCTTCCGGCTGCTGTACATGACCAACCACCTCGGCCTCGCCGCCGGGGCCGCGGCGGCCGCGGTCGCCGTGGGCGTCACCATCTACACCGTCGCCTCGATGGTGGCGAGCCTGCTGGCCGGCTGGCTCTCCGACTACCTGGGACGCCGCAAGGTGATGGTGGCCGTGGCGATCCTGCTGTTCGGCGTCGCCACCTACATGCTCCTGCACGCCGAGACCGTCACCGCGTTCTACCTGGTGGAGGCCGTGATGGGCTTCGCCTACGGCATGTACGTGGCCGTGGATCTCGCCCTGGTGCTCGACGTGCTGCCCGATCGCGAGAACGCCGGCAAGGACCTGGGCGTGTTCAACATGGCCAATGCGCTGCCGCAGTCCCTCGCCCCCGGCATCGGCGGGTTCCTGCTGGCGAACCTGGGCGGCGGCACCGACTTCACCGCCCTGCTCGTCGCCGCGCTCATCGCGGCGGTCATCGGCGCCGTGCTCACGATGTTCATCCGCGGCGTGAAGTAG
- a CDS encoding TetR/AcrR family transcriptional regulator has translation MTTAASRSRSARRRPGRPRGQDSAVVREAALVAAMELIARQGFAATSMSQVAHAAGISPSGLAHHFRSKQALLGAVLARRDELDAVPPRPDEDEPWRAYRELVDLARHNMDNRQIVALFMTMVGEAVAPEHPAHEWMLRHYRDVLAQLTAQVRTDQEAGRVREDAPAERIARETIALMDGLQVQWLLDPEVDMSRAMAEHLADLRRCWDLAP, from the coding sequence ATGACCACCGCCGCCTCCCGCTCCCGCTCCGCCCGTCGACGTCCCGGTCGTCCTCGCGGTCAGGACTCCGCGGTGGTGCGGGAGGCGGCGCTCGTGGCCGCGATGGAGCTCATCGCCCGGCAGGGCTTCGCGGCCACCTCGATGTCCCAGGTGGCCCACGCCGCGGGGATCTCCCCGTCGGGCCTCGCCCACCACTTCCGCTCCAAGCAGGCGCTGCTGGGCGCGGTGCTCGCCCGGCGCGATGAGCTGGACGCGGTGCCGCCGCGGCCCGACGAGGACGAGCCCTGGCGCGCCTACCGGGAGCTGGTGGACCTGGCCCGCCACAACATGGACAACCGCCAGATCGTGGCGCTGTTCATGACGATGGTGGGCGAGGCGGTCGCGCCGGAGCACCCGGCGCACGAGTGGATGCTGCGCCACTACCGCGACGTGCTGGCGCAGCTCACCGCCCAGGTGCGCACCGATCAGGAGGCGGGGCGAGTGCGCGAGGACGCCCCCGCCGAGCGGATCGCCCGCGAGACCATCGCCCTCATGGACGGCCTCCAGGTGCAGTGGCTGCTGGACCCGGAGGTGGACATGTCCCGCGCGATGGCCGAGCACCTCGCGGATCTGCGCCGCTGCTGGGACCTCGCCCCCTGA
- a CDS encoding exo-beta-N-acetylmuramidase NamZ family protein: MNHAASHPAPVHGRRRVLASLGALPAGAALAAAGAARAEPGRGKGGNHSGGEFRLGVENLLEPEALETLRGARVGLITNPTGTDRTLRSTIDLLVAAQEDGGFTMTALFGPEHGVRGAEPAGGSVGDYIDEKTGLPVRSLYGATQKPTPEMLADVDVLVFDIQDIGTRFYTYIWTMYYAMEAAGENDKRVVVLDRPNPLGADVEGFVLEPELSSFVGLREIPQAHGLTVGELARFFDGEFLDGATDLEVVPMSGYDPEDPAAADLPWVLPSPNIPTADTAVVYAGTGLIESLNVSEGRGTTTPFLWFGAPFIGEQQIDAIIEDLQAAELPGVLYRPMFATPSTSKQAGSFCGGLQLHVTDPRAYQPVRTGIHVLAALLRNVEEVDWREGDDCRTPEDVCWIDKLSGTGRTRAMLEDGAEPEQIVEAWRKEAQRFTAAAQSYRLY; the protein is encoded by the coding sequence ATGAACCACGCAGCATCCCACCCCGCCCCCGTGCACGGCCGCCGCCGCGTCCTCGCCTCCCTCGGCGCGCTGCCCGCCGGCGCCGCGCTCGCCGCCGCCGGCGCCGCCCGGGCCGAACCCGGCCGCGGCAAGGGCGGCAACCACTCCGGCGGCGAGTTCCGCCTGGGCGTGGAGAACCTGCTCGAGCCCGAGGCGCTGGAGACCCTGCGCGGTGCGCGCGTGGGCCTGATCACCAACCCCACCGGCACCGACCGCACCCTCCGCTCCACCATCGACCTGCTGGTCGCGGCGCAGGAGGACGGCGGCTTCACCATGACCGCGCTGTTCGGCCCCGAGCACGGGGTGCGCGGCGCGGAGCCGGCCGGCGGCTCCGTGGGCGACTACATCGACGAGAAGACGGGCCTGCCGGTGCGCTCCCTCTACGGGGCCACCCAGAAGCCCACCCCCGAGATGCTGGCCGACGTGGACGTGCTGGTGTTCGACATCCAGGACATCGGCACCCGCTTCTACACCTACATCTGGACCATGTACTACGCCATGGAGGCCGCCGGCGAGAACGACAAGCGCGTCGTGGTGCTGGACCGCCCCAACCCGCTGGGCGCGGACGTGGAGGGCTTCGTGCTCGAGCCGGAGCTCTCTTCCTTCGTGGGGCTGCGGGAGATCCCCCAGGCCCACGGCCTCACCGTGGGCGAGCTCGCCCGCTTCTTCGACGGGGAGTTCCTGGACGGCGCCACCGATCTCGAGGTCGTCCCCATGAGCGGCTACGACCCGGAGGATCCCGCCGCCGCGGACCTCCCGTGGGTGCTGCCCTCCCCGAACATCCCCACCGCGGACACCGCCGTGGTGTACGCCGGCACCGGCCTGATCGAGTCGCTGAACGTCTCCGAGGGCCGCGGCACCACCACGCCGTTCCTCTGGTTCGGCGCCCCCTTCATCGGCGAGCAGCAGATCGACGCGATCATCGAGGACCTGCAGGCCGCTGAGCTTCCCGGCGTGCTGTACCGGCCGATGTTCGCCACCCCCTCCACCTCCAAGCAGGCCGGCTCCTTCTGCGGCGGCCTGCAGCTGCACGTCACCGATCCGCGCGCGTACCAGCCGGTGCGCACCGGCATCCACGTGCTCGCCGCGCTGCTGCGCAACGTCGAGGAGGTGGACTGGCGCGAGGGGGACGACTGCCGCACCCCCGAGGACGTGTGCTGGATCGACAAGCTCTCCGGCACCGGCCGCACCCGCGCGATGCTCGAGGACGGCGCGGAGCCCGAGCAGATCGTCGAGGCCTGGCGCAAGGAGGCCCAGCGCTTCACCGCCGCCGCCCAGAGCTACCGCCTGTACTGA